The genomic segment AATGCCGCGCATAAGCAGCCAGCACTCATGGGCGCTCAGCACGGCGCCGAGGCCATTTTGCAGCTGATACAGCCTGCGTCCCAGTTCTGGATCAGCCGTTACAGCAAGGCCCGCAAGCACGTCGCTATGCCCGCTCAGAAACTTAGTCGCGCTGTGCACGACTATATCTACGCCAAGCTCTAGCGGACGTTGGTAATAAGGCGTCATAAACGTATTGTCCAAAATCGTCAGCAGGTTATGCTCCTTCGCCCACGAAGCCACCTCCGATATGTTGGTGATTTTCAGCGTCGGGTTGGAAGGGGTCTCCATAAATACCGCCTTCGTATTCGCTTTATAGGCCGCTTTAACAGCTGCAAAATCCGTCATATCGACAAACGTCGTTTCCATGCCTAAACGGTTCAGCACTGTCGTAAGCAGACGGTATGTACCTCCGTACACATCCTCTGTCACAATTACATGGTCGCCCGCCGACAGCAGCAGGAACGTCGTTGAAATCGCCGCCATTCCCGATGCAAAGGCAAAACCGCGAGTACCGCCCTCCAGCAGCGCAATTTGATCCTCCAGCGCCTGCCTTGTCGGATTGCCGGACCGGCTATAATCGTAAGGCGGATTTTGCGTCAAATCGCTCTGATGGAACGTAGATGCCTGAAAAATCGGGGTACTGGATGCACCCGTCTGCTCATCAAATGATCCTTCAAAATGCAGCAATTTCGTTGCAAAATGACGCTTGGCATATTCCTCTTTGTTATGTCTGTCGCTCATGCTGCTATACCTCCCCAATCTCTTGCTTAGCTGCGGCAAGCGCCTGCTCCAAATCGGCAATCAGGTCATCTGCATGCTCAATGCCAACGGAGAAGCGAAGCAACTTATCATCAACGCCGACAGCACGGCGAATTTCTTCAGGAATATCGGCATGCGTCTGCACAGCCGGATAAGTCATCAGCGATTCAACGCCGCCCAGGCTCTCAGCGAATGCAATCAACTGGATATGGCGCAGAATGGGTTCAATGTAACGGGCATTCTTCACGCGGAAGGAGAAAATGCCGGTATTGCCCGACGATTGGCGGTTTTGCACCTCATGTCCGGGATGATGCGGCAAAGCTGGATAATAAACCTCTTCAATAGAAGGATGCTCCAGCAAGTAGTTGGCGATTTTAGTTGCATTATACTCATGACGCTCCATTCGCAGCGCTAATGTTTTCATGCCGCGCATTAACAGCCATGAGTCCTGCGGTCCGAGAACGGCGCCAATGGAGTTATGCAAAAACGCCATTTCCTGCGACAGCTCTTGTCCCTTCGTCACAATAAGGCCAGCGAGCACATCATTGTGGCCGCCCAAATACTTAGTCGCGCTGTGGACAACGACGTCTGCCCCCAGCTCAATTGGACGCTGGAAAAACGGCGTCAGCAGCGTATTGTCTACAATTGTCAGCAGTCCTTTGGACTTCGCCCATGAAGCGACACGCTTGATGTCGGTAATCATCATTAACGGATTGGTTGGCGTCTCGATTAGAACCGCCTTCGTATTCGGTGTACACAGCTCGCTCATCGCATCAATATCGTTCGTATCCACGTAGGATGCTGTAACGCCATATCTCGACATAATCTTCTCTAGCAGACGGTAAGTCCCGCCGTACAGATCAAGAGATACAATCAAATGATCGCCTTGGTGGAACAGGCCGAATACCGTTTGCAAAGCGGCCATGCCTGAGCTGCATGCGAAACCAGCATCGCCAGATTCAAGCTTGGCAGCTGCCTCTTCCAATACGGCACGGGTTGGGCTTTTTGTACGAGCGTAGTCAAAGCCTGTGCTTTGTCCAAGCTTCGGATGGCGGAATGCCGTCGCCTGATACACGGGGAAGCTTACGGCTCCGGTTTCCGTATCCTTTTGCGAACCAATTTGCGCTAATTC from the Paenibacillus sp. BIHB 4019 genome contains:
- a CDS encoding PLP-dependent transferase is translated as MLKIESELAQIGSQKDTETGAVSFPVYQATAFRHPKLGQSTGFDYARTKSPTRAVLEEAAAKLESGDAGFACSSGMAALQTVFGLFHQGDHLIVSLDLYGGTYRLLEKIMSRYGVTASYVDTNDIDAMSELCTPNTKAVLIETPTNPLMMITDIKRVASWAKSKGLLTIVDNTLLTPFFQRPIELGADVVVHSATKYLGGHNDVLAGLIVTKGQELSQEMAFLHNSIGAVLGPQDSWLLMRGMKTLALRMERHEYNATKIANYLLEHPSIEEVYYPALPHHPGHEVQNRQSSGNTGIFSFRVKNARYIEPILRHIQLIAFAESLGGVESLMTYPAVQTHADIPEEIRRAVGVDDKLLRFSVGIEHADDLIADLEQALAAAKQEIGEV
- a CDS encoding aminotransferase class I/II-fold pyridoxal phosphate-dependent enzyme, which produces MSDRHNKEEYAKRHFATKLLHFEGSFDEQTGASSTPIFQASTFHQSDLTQNPPYDYSRSGNPTRQALEDQIALLEGGTRGFAFASGMAAISTTFLLLSAGDHVIVTEDVYGGTYRLLTTVLNRLGMETTFVDMTDFAAVKAAYKANTKAVFMETPSNPTLKITNISEVASWAKEHNLLTILDNTFMTPYYQRPLELGVDIVVHSATKFLSGHSDVLAGLAVTADPELGRRLYQLQNGLGAVLSAHECWLLMRGIKTLQARMEHSERSARKLAEWLNDHPEVTKVYYPGLADHPGREVHEQQCSAYGAVVSFDVGSGERAKAMLGRVKLPLVAVSLGGVESILSYPAMMSHAAMPKEVRHERGITDGLVRYSVGLEHIDDLLADLDQALRG